In the genome of Armatimonadota bacterium, one region contains:
- a CDS encoding type IV pilus twitching motility protein PilT, producing MDLVKLLEFSVRQEASDLILKAGQPPIFRIHGDLVRMKVDPLSADDVRATCYQILDAEQINIFEESLELDFAYELKEVSRFRGNMMVQRGRVTGIYRTIPTTIRTMEDLGLPEICKRLADQPRGLVLVTGPTGSGKTTTLAAMIDYINSRQPVHILTVEDPIEYVHPCKRALVNQREVHVDTESFASALKYALRQDPDVILIGEMRDLETIHLAITAAETGHLVFGTLHTTDAVQTVDRIIDVFPPYQQQQVRMQLSVNLVGVLSQALVKTRDLNGRVAAFETMEALPSIRNMIREGKTHQIGSAIQTGSRRGMYSLDQSLVTLVKKGIADEDSARSKAANVDAFDELMAEDTVIEGATTLEAGKGPRTATADARERVTRAEFQRRLQQRRGGGGGGQTT from the coding sequence ATGGACTTAGTCAAGCTGCTGGAATTCAGCGTTCGCCAGGAGGCGTCCGACCTTATTCTCAAGGCCGGACAGCCGCCGATCTTCCGCATACACGGCGACCTGGTTCGCATGAAAGTCGATCCCCTGTCCGCAGACGACGTGCGCGCCACCTGCTACCAGATCCTCGACGCCGAACAGATCAACATCTTCGAGGAATCCCTGGAACTCGACTTCGCGTACGAACTGAAGGAAGTCTCGCGATTCCGTGGCAACATGATGGTCCAGCGAGGTCGCGTCACCGGCATCTACCGGACGATCCCGACCACCATCCGCACCATGGAAGATCTGGGCTTGCCCGAGATCTGCAAGCGTCTGGCAGATCAGCCGCGCGGTCTCGTTCTGGTCACTGGGCCCACCGGTTCAGGAAAGACAACCACGCTTGCCGCGATGATCGACTACATCAACAGCCGCCAGCCAGTGCACATCCTCACCGTCGAAGACCCTATCGAATATGTACACCCGTGCAAGCGGGCACTGGTGAACCAGCGCGAAGTCCATGTGGACACTGAGAGCTTCGCCAGCGCGCTCAAGTACGCCCTGCGACAGGATCCTGATGTGATCCTCATCGGGGAGATGCGCGACCTGGAGACAATCCATCTTGCTATCACTGCGGCGGAAACGGGCCACCTTGTGTTCGGGACGCTGCACACCACCGACGCTGTCCAGACTGTGGACCGTATCATCGACGTCTTCCCTCCCTACCAGCAGCAGCAAGTGCGCATGCAGTTGTCGGTCAACCTGGTGGGTGTACTTTCCCAGGCGCTCGTGAAAACTCGGGATCTCAATGGCCGCGTCGCCGCGTTTGAGACCATGGAGGCGCTCCCCTCGATCCGCAACATGATCCGTGAGGGCAAGACGCACCAGATCGGTTCCGCGATTCAGACCGGTTCCCGCCGCGGGATGTATAGCCTCGACCAGTCCTTGGTGACCTTGGTCAAGAAGGGCATTGCGGACGAGGACAGTGCGCGGTCCAAGGCTGCTAACGTGGACGCATTCGACGAACTCATGGCGGAAGACACCGTCATTGAGGGCGCAACCACGCTCGAGGCTGGAAAGGGACCGCGAACCGCAACCGCGGACGCTCGCGAGAGAGTGACCAGGGCCGAGTTCCAGCGCCGTCTGCAGC